The window GCGCGCGCCAGGTCTTCCGGCGTGTCCACGCTGAAGCCGCTGAAATCCCGGTCGGGACATTCCGTCACCGGCACGCGTATCCGCACGCCGTTTTCCAGCCAACGCAGTTGCTCCAGCGATTCGACCGACTCCAGCATCGAGACCGGCAGCTTCGCCAGCCGCAGCAGGGTCACGCGCCGGTAGGCATACAGCCCCACGTGCTCGTACACCGCGTGGTCCACGTCCTGGCGCGGGTAGGGGATGAGCGACCGCGAGAAATACAGCGCGTCGCCATCGTGGTTCGCGACCACCTTGACCACCGCCGGCTCCTGGAGATCCGCTTCCCGCGTGATGGGGTAGCGCAGCGTGGCCACCTCCAGCGACGGATCCGCCAGCAGCGGCGCCACCACCTCGTCGATCATGTTCGCGTCGAAAAAGGGCTGGTCCCCCTGAATATTGACCACGATCTCCGCGTCGAGGGTCTCCGCGATTTCCGCCAGGCGATCCGTCCCGCTCGGGTGGTCCTCCCGTGTCATCTGCGCGCGGCCTCCGAAGCCGGCCACCGCCTCCGCGATGCGCGCGTCGTCGGTCGCCACAATGAGGTCATCCAGCGACATGGCGTTCGCGCAACGCTCGTACACGTGCTGGATCATGGTCTTGTTGCCGATGGTGCGCAGGGGCTTGCCGGGAAGCCGGGTGGAGCCGTAGCGCGCCGGAATGATACCCACCACGCGGGCAGTCGCCATAGGTCAATTCTCCAGGGACAGGGTCGAATAAATAGGATTAATTGGACGTCAAAAATGAGTTTATAACGTTTTTCTTGTAATTGCAAGCAAAAAGTGTTACTTTTTTTACATGCAAGCCCCCGTCTCCCAGAGCGAGTCCCAGGCCCAGCGCCTCGCCCGCCGGATTCACGACGACATCGTCGCCGCCGGCCTGAGCGCGGGCGAATTCTTCATGACGGGGGATCAGGTGGAGCAGCGTTACGCCGTTTCCCGGAGCGTGGCGCGCGAGGCCTTGAGCCAGCTCCGCACGCTGGGCATTCTCGAAGGGCGCCAGCGCAAGGGCCTGATCGTCAGCCGTCCGGACCCGGTCCACCTGATGTCGCGGTGGGTGCCGCTGTATGTGCGCGATGGCTGCGAGGGCGAATTCCAGCAGCTCGCCCAGCTGCGCTATGTGCTGGAGGTGGGCGCGGTGGATCTTGCCGCGCGCAACGCCACCGACGCCCAGCGCGCGCGGCTTTCGGAACTTGCGGCGGACTTCGAAGCACTCGCGTCGGAAACCGGCCACACCCCGGCCACGGACGACATTGATCTGGCTTTTCACCGCCTGATTCTGGACATGACCGCCAATCCGCTCATCGCCGGGATGCACAAGGTCCTGTCGGACTACTTCGCCGAATCAGTTGAAGTGGGCCCGAATCCCAAAGAGGACGCCGCCATGTCGATCCGGGAGCACCACCTCATCGCCGACGCCTTCCGGCGCGCTGATGCGACGCTCGCGGCTTCGCTGTTGCGGTCCCACCTCGAACGAACGTTGATGGAATAGGGCGCAGGCCCGAGAACGAAACGGAGACACCCGCATGCGCCAGCTTCCCTGGATCGATATCGCCATCCTCGTGATCTACGTCGGGACCGTTGTGGGCGTGGGGTCGTTTTTCGTCCGCAGCAGCAAGACGGTCAAGCAGTTCACGGCGGCCGGCGGCAATGTGCCGGGGTGGGCCGTCGGCCTTTCGCTCTTCGGCACCTTCCTCTCCAGCATGACCTTTCTCGGGGTGACCGGCAAGGCCTACGGCGGCACCTGGAATCCCTTCGTGTTCAGCCTCACGCTCCCGATCGCCGCCTTTGTCGCCGCGAAGTACTTCATCCCCTTCTATCGCGCCACCGGCGAGATCTCCGCGTACACCCACCTCGAGGCGCGCTTCGGCAACTGGGCCCGCACCTACGCCATGCTCTGCTACGCGCTCAACCAGGTCGCCCGCATCGGCGCCATCCTCCTCGGCGTGGCCCTCGTGCTGCACACGCTCATCGGCTGGGACATCGCCACCACCATCCTGGTTACCGGCGCACTCGTCACGATTTACACCATGCTCGGCGGGATCGAGGCCGTCGTCTGGACCGATGTCGTCCAGAGCATCGTGTTGCTCAGCGGCGCGGCGTTTGCCCTGATCGTGCTCCTCTTCGGGATGCCCGAAGGGCCCGGCCAGATCCTCGCCATCGCCAGCGAGCACGGCAAGATGAGCCTCGGGAGCTGGGGGGCCTCCATCGGCGAGTCCACCGTCTGGGTGGTGCTCGTCTACGGCATCGCCATCAACCTGAACAACTTCGGCATCGACCAGGATCAGGTCCAGCGCTACCACGTTGCGAAGTCTGAGCGCGAAGCCTCCCGCGCCGTGTGGACCATGGCCTTCCTCTACGTGCCCGCGTCGTTCATGTTCTTCCTCATCGGCACGTCCCTCTTCGCATACTACCAGGTCCATCCCGAGATGCTCGACCAGGTGCGGACGCAGGTCGCCGCGGCCAACCTCAAGCTGGACCTCGCCGCCGCAACCGCCGGCCAGCACGCCGCGATCCAGGCCGCCGCCGCCGCGCTCGGCCCCGCCGATATCGGCGACAAGGTCTTCCCGCACTTTATCGTGAACGGGCTCCCAACCGGCATCACCGGCCTCCTCATCGCCGCCCTCCTGGCCGCCGCCATGAGCAGCATCGACACCAGCCTCAACTGCTCCGCCACCGTCATGCTCAAGGACGTCTACGCCCGCTACGTCAACCGCAACGCCACCGAGAAGCAGTCCATGCGCGTGCTCCACGGCGTCACCCTGCTCTGGGGGATTATGGGCACCGGCGTCGCCCTGGCGCTCGTCCGCGTCACCAGCCTGCTCGACGCCTGGTGGGTTATCTCCGGCATCTTCGCCGGCGGCATGCTCGGCCTCTTCCTGCTCGGCTTCATCAGCCGGCGCGCCAACAACGCCGCCGCCGTGATTGGCGTCGTCGTGGGGCTGCTCGTCATCGTCTGGATGACGCTCCCCACCGCCAACCTATGGCCCGAGAGCCTCGCCGCCCTCCGCAGCCCCTTCCACGGAAACCTCGTCGCCGTCATCGGCACGCTCACCATCTTCCTCGTCGGCATCGCCGCCAGCCGGCTTCTGGCCGGTAAGGACGAGGCGTAGAGGCGGGGCGTCAGAGACCGCAAGGACACGGAAAACGTTTATAATGGGGTGCAGTTCTGATATTACCGCGCCCAGACAGTGGGGAAGTCAGAAAAGTCTCGATTTTTGGTAACACTTTAGCCGTATGAAGCACCCCCGGTGGGAGAGCATGTCTCGGTCAAGAGAGCGTGAATCGAAGGATCGCGGACATTCCTGTCTGCGGCAGGAGGTGCGCAAGACTTCATGTGATTGCTGCGCTTGTGTATAGACGCCGGTCACGATTGGATTCCGGTTTTGGGGACGCCGGGAATCTATTCCAGGCCAGCCATGCCCGTTGAAATCCGACGCAGGCGTTGCCGCAGGCAAGAATGCCCGCGATCCTTTAGCCGTGCTTCCTCGCGGAATTACCGGAGCGTTTGGAATTATACCTGCTCACTGCTTCATACGGCTAACGTATTACGATTTTTGATAACACTTTAGCCGTCTGAAGTAAGGCGTTCGCCGATACGAGATTCCTTTCGTACCCTGGATGTATTCGTCATTCCCGCGAAGGCGGGAATCCAGAGGTTTTGCGAGGTTAACGTTGCATGGTCTCTGGATCCCCACTTTCGTGGGGATGACGGTGCTCGATCACCGAGAGCCGCCACCGTTGGGTGCGACGAGGGCGACTACTTCAGACGGCTAAAGTGTTACGATTTTTGCAGTTCGCCGGAAACCCACTATGATACGGGCTTTCAGCCCTGGCCGAAATCGTCGTCACTCTTCCTGGGCCTGCGGCCCAGGCTGATATGATCGGGCGCCACCGGCGCTGAAGAAACGATATTCAGGGCCGAAGGCCTGTTTCAAACCAGCCTGGGCCATCGGCCCAGGCAAAGGGATCCAATAAGCTATGAGGGCTGAAGGCCCGATCCATAGCGCTCGTAATTTATCGGTAATATCAGAACTGCACCCTTACAATGGTAGACGTGGTGCTTTGCGGCGGAAGAGGACGGCGTACAATGACTGAATCCTATCAGACGAAACCCCAGAGTGCTTCTGTAATAGATACGAACAGCAAGCTCCTGCAAACCTGCGTCTTCGCCCGAAACCTGATACGCGCAATTGCCGGAATCGTGGCCCTGTTTGTTGCGGTGGCGGTTTGTGTCTTGCTGTATAGGTCCGCATCGGAGAATTTCGAGCCGAAGGCCGAGCACGTGCTCGCAACAGAATCATGGAAGCCATTCTTGCAGCGCAGTACACACTTCAGTGATGCCCTGCGGAATATGGATGATGGAAGTATCGTCTTGATTCTGCACCTCGATGCCAGCGACTGGGATGCATACCTGGACGCCGTTGCGGCGGATGCGCTGCCTGCCGGCTGGTCCAGAACGCCGGACACGGATGGACGCTGGGCGGAGCGTCCGTATCATATCCGTGCGCGCGCGCGGAAGCTGGTCAGGAAATACTCGGATACGGACGGCGCGGCCCGCGTGTACTTCACGCGTCAAATGGGCCCAGACGAACCGGACTGGTACGCCGGTGAAGTCGTGGAGCTGACCCGTCTGGAGAAGTCGGGCAATGTGATGTTTGTCTCGTTCTATCGATGAGGCGTGCGAATTAACCGGGCGCCCTGCGTCGGGCGCCGGCCTTGCACGCTGCCAACAAGGAAGTCGGTCATGAGAAGTGTTTCGATTGTAGGCCTCACCGCACTATTGTTTTCGAGCTTTCCTTCCGGCGCCCAGCCCGTGCCCGTTGGTCCGTTCGAGCAGGAATTTCATCGGTCCTATACCGCGGCGAACGGGCTGCCGTCCGACGATGTCCAACGTGTTGCGGTCGCGGAGGACGGCGCGGTGATCGTGCAGACCGCAGGCGGGTCCGCCCGCTGGGATGGCGCAGCGTGGGCGCCCCTCGATGCCAGCGCGGCGGGCACAGTTTTGTCCCTGGAAAAGCCGTTTCCCGACGGGGTTGCCGGGGTCGAAGCCGGCGAAATTTGGGGCGCCGCGGAGCGCGATGGCGAGCGGGTGGTGGCGGCGGAATTGGGGCTGTTCCATTCCCGTGGCGGCGCCTGGGCGATGCTACTGCCCCACGACGGCGCGCGACGCTGGGCCCCCATTGATGTGCGCGCGGTGGACTTCGATCACGAAGGCAATCTCTGGTTCGCCAGTCCGCAGGGTGTGGGTCGCCGGGACACGTCGGGCGCGTGGACGCTGTACACTGGCGCGGAGGGCCTGCCCTTCAATGATTTCACCTGCCTGGCGGCG is drawn from Candidatus Hydrogenedentota bacterium and contains these coding sequences:
- the kdsB gene encoding 3-deoxy-manno-octulosonate cytidylyltransferase — encoded protein: MATARVVGIIPARYGSTRLPGKPLRTIGNKTMIQHVYERCANAMSLDDLIVATDDARIAEAVAGFGGRAQMTREDHPSGTDRLAEIAETLDAEIVVNIQGDQPFFDANMIDEVVAPLLADPSLEVATLRYPITREADLQEPAVVKVVANHDGDALYFSRSLIPYPRQDVDHAVYEHVGLYAYRRVTLLRLAKLPVSMLESVESLEQLRWLENGVRIRVPVTECPDRDFSGFSVDTPEDLARAEAMLRERESR
- a CDS encoding FadR family transcriptional regulator, which encodes MQAPVSQSESQAQRLARRIHDDIVAAGLSAGEFFMTGDQVEQRYAVSRSVAREALSQLRTLGILEGRQRKGLIVSRPDPVHLMSRWVPLYVRDGCEGEFQQLAQLRYVLEVGAVDLAARNATDAQRARLSELAADFEALASETGHTPATDDIDLAFHRLILDMTANPLIAGMHKVLSDYFAESVEVGPNPKEDAAMSIREHHLIADAFRRADATLAASLLRSHLERTLME
- a CDS encoding sodium:solute symporter — encoded protein: MRQLPWIDIAILVIYVGTVVGVGSFFVRSSKTVKQFTAAGGNVPGWAVGLSLFGTFLSSMTFLGVTGKAYGGTWNPFVFSLTLPIAAFVAAKYFIPFYRATGEISAYTHLEARFGNWARTYAMLCYALNQVARIGAILLGVALVLHTLIGWDIATTILVTGALVTIYTMLGGIEAVVWTDVVQSIVLLSGAAFALIVLLFGMPEGPGQILAIASEHGKMSLGSWGASIGESTVWVVLVYGIAINLNNFGIDQDQVQRYHVAKSEREASRAVWTMAFLYVPASFMFFLIGTSLFAYYQVHPEMLDQVRTQVAAANLKLDLAAATAGQHAAIQAAAAALGPADIGDKVFPHFIVNGLPTGITGLLIAALLAAAMSSIDTSLNCSATVMLKDVYARYVNRNATEKQSMRVLHGVTLLWGIMGTGVALALVRVTSLLDAWWVISGIFAGGMLGLFLLGFISRRANNAAAVIGVVVGLLVIVWMTLPTANLWPESLAALRSPFHGNLVAVIGTLTIFLVGIAASRLLAGKDEA